In Plasmodium brasilianum strain Bolivian I chromosome 1, whole genome shotgun sequence, a single genomic region encodes these proteins:
- a CDS encoding DnaJ protein — translation MSNWNFFTDYGSWFGSPSSMSTNVEGNSSSNISANITTAAAAATSTKSSSAVFSSNNNRNDGKMRENIPDEKDQYRFKYEGKLHFTEKIKNSSDTKNRSSSSGSKEHSDSKGSSKWRIGKKHKEKKNNNNYSNDNSNDKSSGNSNDKSSGNSNDKRNGKNSGNNNGNSSNKESGFFSQLGISNFLPHLDNSNICNEYKTGYHLDEEVKKVFPNGRASKKGSKMKIGLEANMNTSTAFTSSVDVPNICVDTTYYDILEVKPNATASEIKSKYYKLALKYHPDKNADDPEAKIKFQKINEAYQVLSDDEKRMEYNKYGLNATKDMVIIDPALLFMMLYSSEELADYIGTLRVAYFIKLAFSGNMSIEDMKLRDDNFISEMEIEQKKREVELALILRDKLQPYVDDDTKWNDKMENEITCLLESSFSSSILESIGWTYRNISASFIAEVTTLWGVGAAVPNIQASKRTVQNSFGVASSIISTFFTMQKMAAYNDYYNTLEQKKEALTANKEAHSGGSGNGSGSGSGNGSGSGNGSGSKEGEDCNRGEGNTPNNDATKESTTASSSVGTSSKQDVNSSMHKNDKHGKSGSSSSSTNDKNESMNSTSRGKHSNSKSNKLFEKEALIEKKNNEAFGTIIRNVLKVVLWDIETTVRQVAEKVLRDEGVDINIRLKRARGLKVLGKIMLRLSKTKKDMCESKDFDVNKLFESVLMKAVEQAFAEEESEKGAEKGVEKEDMYKREFI, via the coding sequence ATGTCCAACTGGAACTTCTTCACGGACTATGGGAGCTGGTTCGGGAGCCCCAGCTCCATGTCAACAAACGTGGAGGGGAATAGCTCCTCGAATATTTCTGCTAATATAACAACTGCAGCTGCAGCTGCAACGAGTACTAAGAGCTCATCGGCTGTATTtagtagcaataataataggaaTGATGGAAAGATGAGAGAAAATATCCCAGATGAAAAAGATCAATACAGGTTTAAATATGAAGGAAAATTGCATTttacagaaaaaattaaaaatagttcGGATACGAAAAAtcgtagtagcagtagtggAAGTAAGGAACATAGTGATAGTAAAGGTAGTAGTAAATGGAGGATTGGTAAAAAacataaggaaaaaaaaaataataataattatagtaaTGATAACAGTAATGATAAAAGTAGTGGTAACAGTAATGATAAAAGTAGTGGTAACAGTAATGATAAAAGGAATGGCAAAAATAGTGGTAATAACAATGGAAATAGTAGTAACAAAGAAAGTGGATTCTTTAGTCAGTTGGGGATCTCCAATTTTCTGCCCCATCTTgataattcaaatatatgtaatgagTATAAAACAGGATATCATTTGGATGAAGAAGTTAAAAAGGTATTTCCGAATGGAAGAGCTTCCAAAAAGGgtagtaaaatgaaaattggGTTAGAAGCAAATATGAACACATCTACTGCATTCACTTCATCAGTGGATGTACCAAACATATGTGTGGATACTACATATTATGACATTTTGGAGGTTAAACCCAATGCTACAGCTAGCGAAATAAAgtcaaaatattataagcTAGCTTTAAAATATCATCCAGATAAAAATGCGGATGATCCTGAAgccaaaataaaatttcagAAAATTAATGAAGCATATCAAGTATTAAGTgatgatgaaaaaagaatggaatataataaatatggtCTGAATGCAACTAAAGATATGGTTATTATAGATCCAGCTCTTCTCTTTATGATGCTATATAGTTCAGAAGAATTAGCTGATTATATTGGTACTTTAAGAGTAGCttactttataaaattagCATTTTCTGGTAATATGTCCATTGAAGATATGAAATTAAGGgatgataattttattagtGAAATGGAAATAgaacaaaagaaaagagaaGTTGAATTAGCTCTTATACTTAGAGATAAATTACAACCATATGTAGATGATGATACGAAATGGAAtgataaaatggaaaatgaaATTACATGTTTACTTGAATCTTCCTTTTCTAGTTCTATTCTTGAATCTATTGGATGGACTTATAGAAACATATCTGCATCATTTATAGCTGAAGTGACAACCTTATGGGGAGTAGGAGCAGCTGTACCAAACATACAAGCATCTAAGCGGACTGTCCAGAATAGCTTTGGAGTGGCATCCTCAATCATTAGTACGTTTTTTACCATGCAGAAGATGGCAGCATATAACGATTACTACAACACATtggaacaaaaaaaggaggCACTCACTGCTAATAAGGAAGCGCATAGTGGTGGTAGTGGTAATGGTAGTGGTAGTGGTAGTGGTAATGGTAGTGGTAGTGGTAATGGTAGTGGAAGTAAAGAGGGGGAAGATTGTAATAGGGGAGAGGGAAATACACCCAATAATGATGCTACAAAGGAAAGTACTACCGCATCCTCATCTGTTGGTACATCTAGTAAGCAGGATGTGAATTCTAGTATGCACAAAAATGATAAACATGGAAAAagtggtagtagtagtagtagtaccAATGATAAGAATGAAAGTATGAACAGCACTTCCAGAGGGAAGCATAGCAAtagtaaaagtaataaactttttgaaaaagaggcgttaattgaaaaaaaaaataatgaagccTTCGGAACTATTATAAGAAATGTACTGAAGGTAGTTCTATGGGATATCGAAACAACAGTCAGACAAGTAGCTGAAAAAGTTTTGCGGGATGAAGGTGTAGATATCAATATTCGATTAAAGAGAGCTAGAGGGTTAAAAGTTTTAGGGAAAATTATGTTAAGATTATCCAAGACGAAAAAGGATATGTGTGAATCGAAAGATTTTGATGTTAATAAACTTTTTGAAAGTGTTCTTATGAAGGCAGTAGAACAGGCATTTGCGGAAGAGGAGTCTGAGAAGGGAGCAGAAAAGGGTGTAGAAAAAGAAGACATGTATAAAAgagaatttatataa